A stretch of Sulfurimonas autotrophica DSM 16294 DNA encodes these proteins:
- a CDS encoding rhodanese-like domain-containing protein, with product MKKIIFMLMVLAVTLFAEVQDEYISKELLKQNIPIVDIRTPGEWKETGLLKDAIPIMFWDAKGNYDARKFLNELNKKVDTTKPFALICHTGSRTSMVAPWLAKEFGYKVINLKGGMEYATKGLHVKTVPYKK from the coding sequence ATGAAAAAAATAATTTTTATGCTTATGGTGCTTGCTGTAACTTTATTCGCCGAGGTTCAGGATGAATATATATCAAAAGAGCTACTCAAACAAAATATTCCAATCGTCGACATTAGAACACCGGGAGAATGGAAAGAAACCGGTCTTTTAAAAGATGCCATTCCAATCATGTTTTGGGATGCAAAAGGTAATTATGATGCAAGAAAATTTTTAAATGAATTAAATAAAAAGGTTGATACTACAAAACCTTTTGCCCTTATCTGCCATACAGGCAGCAGAACTTCTATGGTTGCTCCATGGCTGGCAAAAGAATTTGGATATAAGGTCATTAACTTAAAAGGCGGCATGGAATATGCTACAAAAGGCTTACATGTAAAGACTGTTCCTTACAAAAAATGA
- a CDS encoding mechanosensitive ion channel family protein, translated as MNDANLSQEQIEDLVQKQEYLYDQELNKIISNKQYYIENVQDYSTEIFSLKKIISINKRAGNGYAVIRDEVQLKSYAIVKNQNILIKNVLLSLDVPTINDFEEKLNIYTAQNQEALSKITTKDYKDILALQDDSSILKATKQNIREYYALQEINSDFIAFLYKAENKLYRLNKYSKYHIIKPVVFIDSFTSVKTVDRLLEPYGLSVVKLIIIFLLILVIYFLRKVFYIALQKLFLKIDFLSRYSEQILEKLRKSIEVLILIINVNMVIYVYNNFSSIEEVSRIFNIIYGFYFTLIIYIIVNTAAVIKLNTFEKEKSNIKSELINVGLKIINFFIVIIGLLIVLYFAGVDLTAVLSGLGIGGFAVAFAAKDTISNFFGTLSVLFSDVFSQGDWIEVDGKEGVVVEIGLRVTTLRTFDNALIAIPNGIFASKDIKNWNKRKLGRRIKMTLGIKYDSKQADIKNAIKEIKEMLQNHPQIATKDTMYEYKIEYGHMAKLVSKDDLEGIKKTLLVYLDEFGDSSINILIYCFSKSVDWEEWLKTKQDVMEKIMIIFENNSLEFAFPSLSIYNETESGKEKI; from the coding sequence ATGAATGATGCCAATCTATCACAAGAACAGATAGAAGATTTGGTGCAAAAACAGGAGTATCTGTATGATCAGGAATTAAATAAAATTATATCCAATAAACAATACTACATTGAAAATGTGCAAGATTACAGTACCGAAATATTTTCACTCAAAAAAATTATTTCTATCAATAAGCGCGCAGGTAATGGATATGCGGTAATTAGAGATGAGGTGCAGCTTAAATCGTACGCAATAGTAAAAAACCAAAATATTCTTATTAAGAATGTGCTCTTATCTTTAGATGTGCCGACAATAAATGACTTTGAAGAGAAGTTAAATATTTACACGGCACAAAATCAGGAAGCGCTGAGTAAAATAACAACAAAAGATTATAAAGATATTTTAGCGCTTCAAGATGATTCTTCCATCCTCAAAGCTACAAAACAAAATATACGTGAATATTATGCCTTGCAAGAAATTAACAGTGACTTTATTGCCTTTTTATATAAGGCTGAAAATAAACTCTACAGACTCAATAAATATTCAAAATATCATATTATCAAGCCTGTGGTTTTTATAGACTCATTTACCTCAGTTAAAACAGTCGATAGGCTTTTGGAACCTTATGGACTGAGTGTTGTAAAACTTATTATTATCTTTTTATTGATTTTGGTTATTTACTTTTTAAGAAAAGTTTTTTATATTGCACTGCAAAAACTTTTTCTCAAAATAGATTTTTTAAGCAGGTACTCTGAACAGATACTTGAAAAACTTCGTAAAAGCATAGAAGTTCTTATATTGATTATCAATGTAAATATGGTGATTTATGTATACAACAACTTCAGCTCCATAGAGGAAGTCTCCCGTATATTTAACATTATTTACGGTTTTTATTTTACGCTTATTATTTACATCATTGTAAATACTGCAGCGGTTATTAAATTGAACACTTTTGAGAAAGAAAAATCAAATATTAAAAGTGAACTGATTAATGTCGGGCTAAAAATTATCAATTTTTTTATTGTAATTATCGGTTTGTTAATTGTTCTTTATTTTGCAGGAGTAGATTTAACGGCAGTGCTTTCTGGTCTTGGTATCGGTGGTTTTGCAGTTGCATTTGCAGCAAAAGACACTATTTCAAACTTTTTTGGAACACTCTCAGTCCTTTTTAGCGATGTTTTTTCTCAAGGTGACTGGATAGAAGTAGATGGTAAAGAAGGTGTTGTTGTCGAGATTGGTCTGCGTGTGACAACACTGAGAACTTTTGATAATGCACTTATTGCTATTCCTAATGGTATTTTTGCATCTAAAGATATAAAAAATTGGAACAAAAGAAAACTTGGCCGCAGAATAAAAATGACATTGGGTATAAAATATGACTCAAAACAAGCAGATATTAAAAATGCAATAAAAGAGATTAAAGAGATGCTGCAAAATCATCCTCAAATAGCGACAAAAGATACAATGTATGAGTATAAAATAGAATATGGGCATATGGCAAAGCTTGTTTCAAAAGATGATCTTGAAGGGATTAAAAAGACACTGCTTGTCTATCTTGACGAGTTTGGAGATTCCAGCATAAATATTTTGATATACTGTTTTTCAAAATCAGTTGACTGGGAAGAGTGGCTTAAAACTAAACAAGATGTTATGGAAAAAATAATGATAATTTTTGAAAATAACTCTTTGGAATTTGCATTCCCGTCGTTGTCTATTTATAACGAAACAGAATCAGGAAAGGAAAAAATATAA
- a CDS encoding RNA-binding S4 domain-containing protein has translation MKFELKDDYIELFKLLKVLDLVDSGAQAKMIVAEGYVLRNGEVELRKRAKIIAGDVLIVGDDVTIEVLSINF, from the coding sequence ATGAAATTTGAATTAAAAGATGATTACATAGAACTTTTTAAATTATTAAAAGTGCTGGATCTTGTTGACAGTGGCGCACAGGCAAAAATGATTGTAGCTGAAGGCTATGTTTTGAGAAATGGTGAAGTTGAGCTGAGAAAACGGGCTAAAATTATCGCTGGCGATGTTTTGATAGTTGGTGATGATGTTACGATAGAGGTACTTAGTATAAACTTCTAG
- a CDS encoding GIY-YIG nuclease family protein, whose product MAYYVYILQCSDNSLYTGITTDLERRVYEHNNSDKGAKYTKVRRPVILVYNEKCENRSIASKREYEIKKLTRAKKLNIIDN is encoded by the coding sequence GTGGCATATTATGTGTATATTTTACAATGTAGTGACAACAGCCTATACACGGGGATAACTACAGATTTAGAGCGACGAGTATATGAACATAACAACTCAGACAAAGGCGCAAAATATACTAAAGTTAGAAGACCGGTAATATTAGTATATAATGAAAAATGTGAAAATAGAAGTATCGCATCAAAGCGTGAATATGAAATAAAAAAATTAACACGAGCAAAAAAGTTAAATATTATTGATAATTAA
- a CDS encoding YwbE family protein: MLDGKKRADIKHGASVAIVLKQDQSTGYLTDGIVRDILTKSATHPHGIKVRLMSGEVGRVKEVY, translated from the coding sequence ATGCTTGACGGTAAAAAAAGAGCAGATATAAAGCATGGTGCTTCTGTTGCCATTGTTTTAAAGCAAGATCAGAGTACCGGATATTTAACAGACGGCATTGTAAGAGATATTCTTACAAAGTCTGCGACACATCCCCACGGTATTAAAGTTCGTTTGATGAGTGGTGAAGTAGGGCGCGTAAAAGAGGTCTATTAA
- a CDS encoding bifunctional 2-C-methyl-D-erythritol 4-phosphate cytidylyltransferase/2-C-methyl-D-erythritol 2,4-cyclodiphosphate synthase, whose amino-acid sequence MSDLTLILLSAGSSSRFDTTVKKQWLRIQHKPLWQFVADKFEKSGLFCKIILVASQDDIAFMKNYADYDFVQGGNSRQASLKNALLHVKSEYVLVSDIARACISEELLQRILAKKGNADCIVPYLHVTDTIVYENTTIDRQKVKRIQTPQLSRTKILKNALQTSTEFTDESSAIVSYGATRAFVEGDENAYKITFIQDLNKLPCLSGPSSDILSGNGFDVHAFDDKGDMYLGGVKIDTEYGFKAHSDGDVALHSLIDALLGAAGMGDIGMLFPDNDVAYKGIDSKELLQRVVAKIYNYGFEIINVDITIAAQKPRIGAYKNKMRQTIAEILQIDKARVNVKATTTEKLGFIGREEGVGVIANANLKYFNWKMIG is encoded by the coding sequence TTGTCTGATTTAACACTTATATTATTGTCAGCCGGTAGTTCTAGTCGTTTTGATACCACTGTTAAGAAACAGTGGCTGCGTATACAACACAAACCTTTGTGGCAATTTGTAGCAGACAAGTTTGAAAAGAGTGGACTTTTTTGCAAAATCATTCTTGTCGCATCCCAAGATGATATTGCATTTATGAAAAATTATGCAGACTATGACTTTGTTCAAGGCGGCAATAGCAGACAGGCATCTCTGAAAAATGCTTTATTACATGTAAAGAGCGAATATGTTCTAGTAAGTGATATAGCCAGAGCCTGCATATCTGAAGAATTGTTACAAAGAATACTCGCTAAAAAGGGAAATGCTGATTGTATTGTTCCTTATTTACATGTAACAGATACTATTGTTTACGAAAACACTACAATAGACAGACAAAAAGTGAAAAGAATCCAAACTCCTCAACTCTCCCGCACTAAAATACTCAAAAATGCCCTGCAAACATCTACAGAATTTACGGATGAAAGTAGTGCTATTGTAAGCTATGGTGCCACCCGTGCATTTGTAGAAGGGGATGAGAATGCTTATAAAATAACCTTTATTCAAGATTTAAACAAACTGCCGTGTTTGAGTGGACCATCAAGTGATATTTTAAGCGGAAACGGTTTTGATGTTCATGCTTTTGATGATAAAGGTGATATGTATCTTGGCGGAGTTAAAATAGATACAGAGTACGGATTTAAAGCCCACAGTGACGGCGATGTAGCTCTTCATTCATTAATAGATGCACTTTTAGGGGCTGCAGGGATGGGTGACATTGGTATGCTTTTTCCTGATAATGATGTAGCCTATAAAGGCATAGATTCAAAAGAACTGCTCCAAAGAGTCGTAGCGAAAATCTATAATTACGGTTTTGAAATTATAAATGTAGATATTACAATAGCTGCACAAAAGCCAAGAATTGGTGCTTATAAAAATAAAATGAGACAGACGATTGCTGAGATATTACAAATTGACAAAGCCAGAGTAAATGTAAAAGCAACAACAACAGAAAAACTTGGTTTTATAGGTCGAGAAGAAGGTGTTGGTGTGATTGCAAATGCAAATTTAAAATATTTTAACTGGAAGATGATAGGATAA
- the gdhA gene encoding NADP-specific glutamate dehydrogenase, producing MSIAETKIKKFENSNCAENNVFYQAMEEVIYSIAPLLESDGKYSRYAILDRLVVPDRIIKFKVTWLDDNNQIQVNTGYRVQFNNALGPYKGGLRFHPSVNEGVLKFLGFEQILKNSLTGLPIGGGKGGSDFDPKGKSDFEVMKFCTAFMTELHKYIGPRIDVPAGDIGVGSREIGYLFGEYKKITSSYEGALTGKPYFFGGSLMRPEATGYGVVYFTQSMLEIEKKEPLDGKICIVSGAGNVALHAIEKLQQIGAIVVSCSDSHGTIYDSRGVDLELLKELKLNRRTSLEEYVQTHTEAKYTPVFEYPEGAQAVWNIPCYAAFPCATQNELHEADAQNLIANGCVSVSEGANMPSTPNAIALLQSHNICFAPAKAANAGGVAVSEFEMSQNASMSKWSYAKVDEKLKETMRMICKRVALTAKDYGVEGNYVDGANIAGFKKVADAMIAEGI from the coding sequence TTGTCAATAGCAGAAACTAAAATTAAAAAATTTGAAAATAGTAATTGTGCAGAGAATAATGTATTTTATCAGGCAATGGAAGAAGTGATTTATTCCATTGCTCCATTGCTTGAGTCAGATGGGAAATACTCAAGATATGCAATTCTTGACAGGCTTGTAGTCCCTGACAGAATTATAAAATTTAAAGTCACCTGGCTAGATGATAATAATCAAATTCAGGTCAATACAGGTTACAGGGTACAGTTTAACAATGCACTTGGACCATATAAAGGGGGATTGCGTTTTCATCCGAGTGTGAATGAGGGTGTGTTGAAGTTTTTAGGCTTTGAACAAATTTTAAAAAATTCACTGACGGGGCTTCCTATCGGTGGAGGGAAGGGAGGCAGTGATTTTGATCCTAAAGGAAAAAGTGATTTTGAAGTTATGAAGTTTTGTACTGCATTTATGACAGAACTGCATAAATATATAGGACCGCGTATTGATGTACCGGCAGGTGATATTGGTGTGGGCTCTCGTGAAATAGGGTATTTGTTTGGAGAATATAAAAAAATCACATCTTCTTATGAAGGAGCCTTAACAGGTAAGCCGTATTTCTTTGGCGGCTCACTCATGCGACCTGAAGCTACGGGTTACGGCGTTGTCTATTTTACACAAAGTATGCTTGAAATAGAAAAAAAAGAACCGCTAGATGGAAAAATTTGTATTGTGAGCGGCGCAGGAAATGTGGCTTTACATGCTATAGAAAAATTACAGCAGATTGGAGCCATAGTGGTTTCGTGCTCTGATTCGCATGGAACTATTTATGATTCAAGGGGAGTAGATTTAGAACTTTTAAAAGAATTAAAATTAAATCGAAGAACCTCATTGGAGGAGTATGTACAAACACATACTGAGGCGAAATATACGCCGGTATTTGAGTATCCTGAAGGAGCACAGGCAGTTTGGAACATCCCATGCTATGCGGCTTTTCCATGTGCTACGCAAAATGAACTGCATGAGGCTGATGCGCAAAATTTGATTGCAAATGGCTGTGTAAGTGTGTCTGAGGGTGCAAATATGCCCTCTACTCCAAATGCCATAGCATTGCTGCAGTCGCACAATATATGTTTTGCTCCTGCAAAAGCTGCCAATGCAGGCGGCGTGGCTGTGAGTGAATTTGAAATGAGTCAAAATGCCTCTATGAGTAAGTGGAGTTATGCCAAAGTCGATGAAAAATTAAAAGAGACCATGCGTATGATATGTAAACGTGTTGCATTGACTGCTAAGGATTATGGAGTAGAAGGCAACTATGTAGACGGTGCAAATATTGCAGGCTTTAAAAAAGTAGCCGATGCCATGATAGCTGAAGGCATATAA
- a CDS encoding methyl-accepting chemotaxis protein, with protein MFRNKSIKEQMWLLTIVIVVSLIGAAGFTYYSLNSIEKEFNEIKEASIDTSLTIYDIEKRMNYISRNDRDVMLGGNLKKDKKELRENISAIAQNFKKLETASKNGSNKELLKKAKYSTLKFINEAYRYIDSLTVDDIKNNKEKIYHIYHQKLSPLAMESRKYFKTFVKNKKEQFGKDMDNMKNAITFYKLFVLGSSFLIIIILFLLTTKIRTSMVSGINRFRCLIETASNGDFSKKDEIRTHGDTELDAMGKALKTLIEHTENMIHEVNSAITNASQGDFSKPINTEGMHGEFLVAIENVSKSIDFMKEQYQKAQRDAFNSQLSVKSVNVSESLTVIQADLKTNIDNIKEVTNATDSAAKLANDSRENINDVVNELHELNEQVGTNHANIDELASQTNNITSVIELITDIADQTNLLALNAAIEAARAGEHGRGFAVVADEVRKLAERTHKATSEISISIKSLQQGMSEIQTSSEVMKETVDASTGKIEEFETTLIELSDNSTKIVDQSYFMENSIFVVLAKIDHILYKSRAYNSLVSLKKILKAVSSHECNLGQWYDHEGKERFSNTSAYSKVAKPHNIVHTNANHNLAYLEVQSPEEEVLQHADGILHNFEEMENASEELFALLDTMLVESKETH; from the coding sequence ATGTTTAGAAATAAAAGTATAAAAGAGCAGATGTGGCTGTTAACAATTGTTATAGTTGTATCACTCATCGGTGCAGCTGGATTTACATATTATTCCCTCAATAGTATCGAAAAAGAGTTCAATGAAATAAAAGAAGCCTCAATAGATACATCCCTTACTATCTATGATATAGAAAAAAGAATGAACTATATCAGCAGAAACGACAGAGATGTTATGCTTGGTGGTAATTTGAAAAAAGACAAAAAAGAACTCAGAGAAAATATTAGTGCAATTGCGCAAAACTTCAAAAAACTAGAAACAGCATCAAAAAATGGTTCAAACAAAGAACTTTTGAAAAAAGCAAAATATTCAACACTGAAATTTATTAACGAAGCTTATAGGTATATAGATTCATTAACAGTTGATGATATTAAAAACAACAAAGAAAAAATTTATCACATATATCATCAAAAACTCTCGCCTCTGGCTATGGAATCACGAAAATATTTCAAAACTTTTGTAAAAAACAAAAAAGAGCAATTTGGTAAAGATATGGATAATATGAAAAATGCTATTACATTTTACAAATTATTCGTACTTGGATCAAGTTTTTTAATTATCATTATTTTATTTTTACTCACTACAAAAATCAGAACTTCTATGGTCTCCGGCATCAATAGATTCAGATGTTTGATAGAGACTGCCTCTAATGGCGATTTTAGTAAAAAAGATGAAATCAGAACACATGGAGACACCGAACTCGATGCTATGGGTAAAGCACTTAAAACCCTTATAGAACATACTGAAAATATGATTCATGAAGTAAATAGTGCCATAACAAATGCATCGCAAGGTGACTTCAGTAAACCTATAAATACTGAAGGCATGCATGGAGAATTTTTGGTTGCAATTGAAAACGTCAGCAAAAGTATAGACTTTATGAAAGAACAGTATCAAAAAGCACAAAGAGATGCATTTAACTCACAACTCAGCGTTAAAAGTGTCAATGTATCCGAATCACTTACTGTTATTCAAGCTGATTTAAAAACAAATATAGACAATATTAAAGAAGTAACAAATGCCACAGATTCTGCTGCAAAACTGGCAAATGACTCTAGAGAAAACATTAATGATGTTGTCAATGAACTGCACGAGCTTAACGAGCAAGTAGGCACAAACCATGCAAATATAGATGAACTTGCTTCTCAAACAAACAATATTACTTCGGTTATAGAACTTATTACTGATATTGCAGACCAAACAAACCTGCTTGCCCTAAATGCTGCCATAGAAGCAGCTCGTGCGGGTGAACATGGTAGAGGGTTTGCAGTTGTTGCGGATGAAGTAAGAAAACTTGCAGAGCGTACACACAAAGCAACAAGTGAGATTTCAATCTCTATAAAATCACTTCAGCAAGGTATGAGTGAGATCCAAACTAGCTCTGAGGTGATGAAAGAGACCGTTGATGCTTCTACAGGTAAAATAGAAGAGTTTGAGACAACACTGATAGAACTTAGCGATAATTCTACAAAAATCGTTGACCAATCATACTTTATGGAAAACAGTATATTTGTAGTCTTGGCAAAAATAGATCATATATTATACAAATCACGTGCATACAACTCTTTGGTATCTTTGAAAAAGATCTTAAAAGCAGTAAGCTCACATGAGTGTAATCTCGGACAATGGTATGATCACGAAGGCAAAGAGCGATTTAGCAATACTTCGGCATATTCTAAAGTGGCAAAACCACATAATATTGTACACACAAATGCAAATCATAATCTTGCTTATCTTGAGGTACAAAGTCCTGAGGAAGAGGTATTGCAGCATGCAGATGGCATTCTTCACAATTTTGAAGAGATGGAAAATGCTTCTGAAGAACTTTTTGCGCTTTTAGATACTATGCTTGTTGAGTCAAAAGAGACACATTAA
- a CDS encoding phosphatidylglycerophosphatase A family protein, which translates to MNWFFLTLGYSGLSPKAPGTMGTLVSLPLGMAILIYFDATTLFLAALLISIIAIKVINKYEEESGNHDDQRIVIDELAGMWFALSVAPAAGVAIGEIMNLQNGFLIQSLLSFVLFRYFDITKPSIIGRIDREAKGGVGVMGDDIVAGFAAGISSAALWQGWFYLSKML; encoded by the coding sequence ATGAACTGGTTTTTTCTAACATTAGGGTATAGCGGACTTTCACCAAAAGCTCCTGGAACAATGGGAACATTAGTCTCACTGCCGCTGGGCATGGCAATACTTATATATTTTGATGCGACAACTCTTTTTTTGGCTGCACTGCTTATTTCTATTATTGCCATTAAGGTTATAAACAAATATGAAGAAGAGTCAGGGAACCATGATGACCAAAGAATAGTCATAGATGAACTTGCCGGTATGTGGTTCGCGCTCAGTGTTGCGCCTGCTGCAGGTGTTGCAATTGGTGAGATAATGAATCTGCAAAACGGATTTTTAATTCAGTCGCTGCTTTCTTTCGTCCTTTTTAGATATTTCGATATTACAAAACCTTCAATTATCGGCAGAATAGACCGCGAAGCAAAAGGCGGTGTCGGCGTTATGGGTGATGATATTGTTGCAGGTTTTGCAGCCGGAATATCTTCAGCTGCACTTTGGCAGGGATGGTTCTATCTTTCTAAAATGCTATAA
- a CDS encoding response regulator transcription factor, producing MEKHRVIIVEDDEITSLNLNMSLQKHGYSVVAMCDNTSQAKNKIATHNPDVIIIDISLQESNDGIELAKTIKEEYDIPFIYLTSYSDDDIIAQAKLTEPYGYIVKPFDPGSLHATIQMALFKYQQENERKENIDSLKVDKLNLEKLLYSKRSSDKPIVPFGGGDYHLDISICETFYKGKKIKLTKKENAFLRLLVAQLGLVVSFEQAMNYVWEEHGATENSVRTLVWRLRNKLETDIIKNASGIGYYIEE from the coding sequence ATGGAAAAACACAGAGTAATAATTGTTGAAGATGATGAAATCACATCACTAAATTTAAATATGTCTTTACAAAAGCATGGATATAGTGTAGTAGCAATGTGCGATAACACTTCCCAAGCAAAAAATAAAATAGCTACGCATAATCCAGATGTTATTATTATTGACATCTCTTTACAAGAAAGCAATGATGGTATTGAACTTGCAAAAACTATAAAAGAAGAGTATGACATTCCTTTTATTTATTTAACATCATACAGTGATGACGACATTATTGCCCAGGCAAAACTGACTGAACCTTATGGGTATATAGTAAAGCCTTTTGATCCGGGTTCTTTACATGCAACTATACAAATGGCTTTGTTTAAATACCAGCAGGAAAATGAAAGAAAAGAGAATATTGATTCACTCAAAGTAGATAAACTAAATCTAGAAAAACTGCTCTATTCCAAACGTTCATCTGATAAGCCTATTGTACCTTTTGGCGGTGGTGATTATCATCTCGATATTAGTATATGTGAGACTTTCTACAAAGGAAAGAAGATAAAACTTACAAAAAAAGAAAATGCATTTTTGCGACTTCTCGTTGCCCAACTTGGACTAGTTGTATCGTTTGAGCAGGCAATGAATTATGTCTGGGAAGAGCACGGTGCTACTGAAAACAGTGTAAGAACTCTAGTCTGGCGCCTTAGAAATAAACTTGAAACAGATATTATAAAAAATGCCTCAGGAATTGGTTATTATATAGAAGAGTAA
- a CDS encoding response regulator, translated as MKILIIENEVYLAQSIATKLGELGHTCEMCTSTRDAIGSNNYDVVLLSTNINGQDFNPVIETFKNSIVILMVSYISNDTVSKPLSAGAKDYILKPFMIEELVRKIDHYQDYEKLKKRNEAYEKYLAHSFLNTKHEQDLDNIELPLFVSSNFQKYADAFAFEYAQKKNLPIHFLSLSDPKTLNEIGSLPQNSIIYIIDYQVVKKSDKKRFCDLIEGKKAIIASSDKIEEVAHPVIEIKSESNVFDKGEILPIEDYVKFIVLNYQDKYPDTELSKKLGISRKSLWEKRKKYDIIKKK; from the coding sequence ATGAAGATATTAATTATAGAAAACGAAGTTTATTTAGCCCAGAGTATCGCAACAAAATTAGGCGAGCTAGGTCATACATGTGAAATGTGTACATCAACAAGAGATGCGATAGGAAGCAATAATTATGATGTTGTCCTTCTCTCAACAAATATTAATGGACAAGATTTCAATCCTGTTATTGAAACATTTAAAAACTCTATTGTTATTTTAATGGTTTCATATATAAGCAATGACACAGTCTCCAAACCGCTAAGTGCCGGAGCCAAAGACTATATACTTAAACCATTTATGATTGAAGAACTGGTACGAAAAATCGACCACTATCAAGATTATGAAAAACTCAAAAAGCGCAATGAAGCTTATGAAAAATATCTTGCACATTCATTTTTAAATACAAAGCATGAACAAGATTTGGACAACATAGAACTGCCTCTTTTTGTCTCATCAAATTTTCAAAAATATGCAGATGCATTTGCATTTGAATATGCTCAAAAGAAAAATCTGCCTATACATTTTCTTTCTTTAAGCGATCCCAAAACACTAAATGAAATAGGCTCTCTCCCACAGAACTCAATCATATATATAATTGACTACCAAGTAGTCAAAAAAAGTGATAAAAAACGCTTCTGTGATCTTATCGAAGGTAAAAAAGCAATTATTGCCAGTAGTGATAAAATTGAAGAAGTGGCCCACCCTGTCATAGAAATAAAAAGTGAAAGTAATGTTTTTGACAAGGGTGAAATTCTGCCTATTGAAGACTATGTAAAATTTATTGTTTTAAATTATCAAGATAAATACCCGGATACTGAACTTTCAAAAAAACTTGGTATCAGCCGTAAAAGTTTATGGGAAAAGAGAAAAAAGTATGACATCATCAAGAAAAAATAA